In Carya illinoinensis cultivar Pawnee chromosome 6, C.illinoinensisPawnee_v1, whole genome shotgun sequence, a single genomic region encodes these proteins:
- the LOC122312672 gene encoding uncharacterized protein LOC122312672, which yields MDKAWMHIEDRLHSTEYAEGVRQFLSMVLAHTPNTDQIRCPCRRCRNRAFHSIRIVEDHLFFRGIDPTYTEWIFHGEDGPFLSAALSADEEADTSSNNDYIDDPEEMFDDIRHGSYMDHHSTNEGYIEADDQDQTFDGRTNFNFEELVADARHPLYPSCTKFSKLSFIIKLLHIKSIGGWTVKSFDMVIKLLQEAFPDASFSDSYNDSRRLERGLGFSYEKIHVCPNDCALFWKENASLDECPKCKASRWEQSTIHQRRLPKKVLRYFPLKPQLQRLYMSKKTAQAMRWHVEGRVEDPTCMRHPSDSRVWKDFDNKHERISEDP from the coding sequence ATGGATAaggcttggatgcatattgaagatagattgcatTCCACTGAGTATGCTGAAGGGGTTAGACAATTCCTCTCTATGGTGTTAGCCCACACTCCTAACACTGATcagattaggtgtccatgtagaAGATGTCGGAATAGAGCTTTCCACTCCATTCGTATAGTCGAGGATCATTTGTTCTTCAGAGGTATTGATCCAACTTATACGGAATGGAtattccatggagaagatgGCCCTTTCCTTTCTGCTGCACTCTCTGCCGATGAAGAAGCTGATACATCTTCTAACAATGATTATATTGATGATCCAGAAGAGATGTTTGATGACATCCGCCATGGGTCCTATATGGATCATCATTCTACTAATGAGGGATACATAGAGGCAGATGATCAAGATCAGACCTTTGATGGTCGAACTAACTTTAATTTTGAGGAGTTGGTAGCTGATGCACGACACCCACTTTATCCTTCATGTACTAAGTTCTCAAAGCTATCattcatcatcaagcttcttcacaTAAAGAGCATTGGTGGTTGGACCGTGAAGTCCTTCGATATGGTCATAAAGCTATTGCAAGAGGCATTTCCAGATGCCTCTTTCTCTGACTCATATAACGATTCCCGTCGCTTGGAGCGTGGATTGGGATTTAGTTACGAGAAGATACATGTCTGCCCAAATGATTGTGCgttgttttggaaggaaaatgcatcgTTAGATGAATGCCCTAAATGTAAAGCTTCTAGGTGGGAACAAAGCACAATTCACCAACGAAGGTTACCAAAAAAAGTTCTCCGATATTTCCCCCTGAAGCCACAATTGCAGAGGCTTTATATGTCAAAGAAGACAGCCCAGGCCATGAGATGGCATGTAGAAGGCCGTGTTGAAGATCCTACATGCATGCGACATCCATCAGATTCTAGGGTTTGGAAGGACTTTGATAACAAACATGAGAGAATTTCCGAAGATCCTTGA